A region of Candidatus Cloacimonadota bacterium DNA encodes the following proteins:
- a CDS encoding zinc ABC transporter substrate-binding protein, whose translation MKRITTLLALLILALFGCKKATENQRPLVMASIRPYELLLADLLGPEFEVRFLIPANASPHTFSPGPRDIRALREARLAFSNGLGLETDLEKAFTALGDTHLRAEELLKGVVPENGNPHIWLSPLLMEKLTLRLSERLQKMFPERSEEIANRALDLVARLAALDERISREREALGPTPLISFHDSFHYFSATYGIDDLGSVQSSPGREPTPRELTRLGELIRAHGVKAICVEPQMDRKSADVLAREFNLRVIELDPLGFSIQAQTLPDLISENWERMKQAWQTESLP comes from the coding sequence ATGAAACGCATTACTACCCTGCTGGCCTTGCTGATACTGGCCCTTTTCGGCTGTAAAAAGGCCACTGAAAACCAACGTCCGCTGGTGATGGCGAGTATCCGGCCCTACGAACTTCTGCTGGCTGACCTGCTTGGGCCGGAATTTGAGGTTCGCTTCCTCATTCCGGCCAACGCGTCTCCCCACACCTTCAGTCCCGGTCCCCGGGACATCAGGGCTTTACGTGAAGCCAGGCTGGCCTTTTCCAACGGACTGGGCCTGGAAACCGATCTTGAAAAGGCTTTCACTGCGCTGGGTGACACCCACCTCCGGGCGGAGGAATTGCTTAAAGGTGTGGTTCCCGAAAACGGAAACCCCCACATCTGGCTTTCGCCGCTGCTGATGGAAAAACTCACCCTGCGCCTCAGCGAACGCCTGCAAAAGATGTTCCCCGAGCGTAGCGAGGAAATCGCCAACCGCGCCCTGGACCTGGTGGCCCGTCTGGCCGCTCTGGACGAGAGAATCAGCCGCGAACGGGAAGCTCTCGGCCCAACTCCGCTGATCAGCTTTCACGACAGCTTTCACTATTTCAGCGCGACTTACGGCATCGATGACCTGGGCAGCGTGCAAAGCTCTCCCGGCCGTGAACCCACACCCCGTGAACTGACCCGGCTGGGTGAGTTGATCCGCGCTCACGGAGTTAAGGCGATTTGCGTGGAACCCCAGATGGATAGAAAGTCCGCTGATGTTTTGGCCCGGGAATTCAACCTTCGCGTGATCGAACTTGATCCCTTGGGCTTCAGTATCCAGGCCCAAACGCTGCCTGACCTTATCAGCGAGAACTGGGAGCGAA